Proteins from a genomic interval of Kitasatospora herbaricolor:
- a CDS encoding SulP family inorganic anion transporter, translated as MTRRPALRPAAGRSPGAHRFAALRADLPASLVVFLVALPLCVGVAVASGVPAELGLLTGIVGGLLTGLLPGSSLQVSGPAAGLTVLVFAAVQEHGLATLGVITAAAGLLQLAMGALRLGRLFRAISVSVVQGMLAGIGLVLISGQLYALADAKAPGSGLGKLAGLPGLLADSAASPRALTAAAVGIGTVAVLVLWPRLPARARIVPGPLAAVAAATAVTALLDLSVGKVQVAGLAGVVDLPGGADLAALGEGAVLGTVLAFALIASAESLFSAAAVDRLHDGPRTHYDRELIAQGVGNTVCGVLGALPMTAVIVRSAANVQAGARTKASRVLHGLWLLLFAAFFPAVLSVIPLAALAGVLVHAGAKLVPARALVPLWREHRGEALILVVTAVAVVVTNLFEGVLLGLLLSVLKSAWDTSHLQVDVDERADGTVRVTLAGNATFLRLPRLLDALEKLPTGRTVQLDLTGLRHLDHASRSALETWEERHSRTGEAVVVRVPAGV; from the coding sequence ATGACCCGTCGTCCAGCCCTGCGGCCCGCCGCCGGCCGCTCGCCCGGCGCACACCGGTTCGCCGCCCTGCGAGCCGATCTCCCCGCCTCGCTCGTCGTCTTCCTGGTCGCGCTGCCGCTCTGTGTCGGGGTCGCCGTCGCCTCCGGCGTCCCGGCCGAACTCGGCCTGCTCACCGGCATCGTCGGCGGGCTGCTCACCGGGCTGCTGCCGGGCAGCAGCCTCCAGGTGTCCGGACCGGCCGCGGGGCTCACCGTCCTGGTGTTCGCCGCCGTCCAGGAGCACGGGCTCGCCACCCTCGGCGTGATCACCGCCGCCGCCGGGCTGCTCCAGCTCGCCATGGGCGCCCTTCGGCTGGGGCGGCTGTTCCGCGCCATCTCGGTGTCGGTGGTCCAGGGCATGCTGGCGGGGATCGGGCTGGTGCTGATCTCCGGCCAGCTCTACGCGCTGGCCGACGCCAAGGCGCCCGGCAGCGGACTCGGCAAGCTCGCCGGCTTACCCGGCCTGCTCGCCGACAGCGCGGCCTCACCGCGGGCGCTCACCGCCGCCGCGGTCGGCATCGGCACCGTCGCCGTCCTGGTGCTCTGGCCCCGGCTGCCCGCCCGGGCCCGGATCGTCCCCGGGCCGCTCGCCGCCGTCGCCGCGGCCACCGCCGTCACCGCGCTGCTCGACCTCTCCGTCGGCAAGGTCCAGGTCGCCGGCCTGGCCGGGGTGGTCGACCTGCCCGGCGGCGCGGACCTCGCGGCGCTCGGCGAGGGCGCCGTCCTCGGCACGGTGCTCGCCTTCGCCCTGATCGCGTCCGCCGAGAGCCTGTTCAGCGCCGCGGCGGTGGACCGCCTGCACGACGGCCCGCGCACCCACTACGACCGGGAGCTGATCGCCCAGGGCGTCGGCAACACCGTCTGCGGCGTGCTCGGCGCCCTCCCGATGACCGCCGTCATCGTCCGCAGCGCGGCCAACGTCCAGGCCGGGGCGCGGACCAAGGCCTCCCGCGTGCTGCACGGCCTCTGGCTGCTGCTGTTCGCCGCCTTCTTCCCCGCCGTCCTCTCGGTCATCCCGCTCGCCGCGCTGGCCGGCGTCCTGGTGCACGCCGGGGCCAAGCTGGTGCCGGCCAGGGCGCTCGTCCCGCTCTGGCGGGAGCATCGCGGCGAGGCCCTGATCCTGGTGGTCACCGCGGTCGCCGTGGTCGTGACCAACCTCTTCGAGGGCGTGCTGCTCGGCCTGCTGCTCTCCGTGCTGAAGAGCGCCTGGGACACCTCGCACCTCCAGGTGGACGTCGACGAGCGCGCGGACGGGACGGTCCGGGTGACGCTGGCCGGCAACGCCACCTTCCTGCGCCTGCCCCGGCTGCTGGACGCGCTGGAGAAGTTGCCCACCGGCCGGACCGTCCAGCTGGACCTGACCGGCCTGCGCCATCTCGACCACGCCAGCCGGAGCGCGTTGGAGACCTGGGAGGAGCGCCACAGCCGGACGGGGGAGGCGGTCGTCGTCCGCGTCCCGGCCGGCGTCTGA
- a CDS encoding carbonic anhydrase, whose product MEPLIDRARAFPQRAGRSGRELDGLATGQSPQALFITCSDSRVVPALITGADPGDLFELRTAGNIVPPYRADSAAGETATIEYAVEVLGVRDVVVCGHSHCGAVGAVVRGEDLSVTPAVRSWLRNADRGTLLADGTDVFDPTVAGPVQRHVLAQLDQLRGYPGIAGRLLDGRVRLHGWFYEVHTGLVLAHRADSGLFLPL is encoded by the coding sequence ATGGAACCGCTGATCGACCGCGCCCGTGCCTTCCCGCAGCGCGCCGGCCGGTCCGGCCGCGAACTCGACGGCCTCGCCACCGGCCAGTCGCCGCAAGCGCTCTTCATCACCTGCTCGGACTCGCGGGTGGTGCCCGCCCTGATCACCGGGGCCGACCCCGGCGACCTGTTCGAACTGCGCACCGCCGGCAACATCGTCCCGCCCTACCGCGCCGACAGCGCCGCCGGCGAGACCGCCACCATCGAGTACGCCGTCGAAGTCCTCGGCGTGCGGGACGTCGTGGTGTGCGGCCACTCGCACTGCGGGGCGGTCGGCGCGGTGGTCCGCGGCGAGGACCTCAGCGTGACGCCCGCCGTCCGGTCCTGGCTGCGCAACGCCGACCGCGGCACGCTGCTGGCCGACGGGACGGACGTCTTCGACCCGACCGTGGCCGGTCCGGTGCAACGCCACGTCCTCGCCCAGCTGGACCAGTTGCGCGGCTATCCGGGCATCGCGGGGCGGCTGCTCGACGGCCGGGTCCGGCTGCACGGCTGGTTCTACGAGGTCCACACCGGGCTGGTGCTCGCGCACCGGGCCGACTCCGGGCTCTTCCTCCCGCTGTGA
- a CDS encoding MBL fold metallo-hydrolase: MDVIDVLPDLRMLRFPVGAAYLWRDGRELTLVDTGTADRAAEIEKLLDLPLRRIVLTHWHEDHTGSAAELAARHGAQVVAHRLEAPVVRGRTAGAPPVLEEFEIPIRAALPPLPPAPPCRVDQEVEAGDVLDFGGGAVVVAAPGHTDGSIALHLPGPRLLFTGDAVANVGRTMLGVFNTDRARAVESLHRLAELKVETAVFGHGDPVVTGAAAALRAAAAATR, translated from the coding sequence ATGGACGTGATCGACGTACTCCCCGACCTGCGCATGCTGCGCTTCCCGGTGGGCGCCGCCTACCTCTGGCGGGACGGCCGGGAACTCACCCTGGTGGACACCGGGACGGCGGACCGCGCGGCGGAGATCGAGAAGCTGCTGGACCTCCCGCTACGGCGGATCGTCCTCACCCACTGGCACGAGGACCACACCGGCTCGGCCGCCGAACTGGCCGCCCGGCACGGGGCGCAGGTGGTGGCGCACCGCCTGGAGGCCCCCGTCGTCCGGGGCCGTACGGCGGGGGCGCCGCCGGTGCTGGAGGAGTTCGAGATCCCGATCCGGGCGGCGCTGCCGCCGCTGCCGCCGGCTCCGCCGTGCCGGGTGGACCAGGAGGTGGAGGCGGGCGACGTGCTGGACTTCGGCGGCGGGGCCGTGGTGGTGGCGGCGCCCGGACACACGGACGGGTCGATCGCGCTCCATCTGCCCGGCCCCCGGCTGCTGTTCACCGGCGACGCGGTCGCCAACGTCGGACGGACCATGCTGGGCGTCTTCAACACCGACCGGGCCCGGGCCGTCGAGTCACTGCACCGGCTCGCGGAGCTGAAGGTCGAAACGGCGGTCTTCGGACACGGCGATCCGGTCGTCACCGGCGCGGCGGCCGCCCTCCGCGCCGCCGCCGCGGCCACCCGGTGA
- a CDS encoding oxidoreductase, with the protein MLTYTELSGPEQRVWDGFAAGTLVDLRSGSAGPDDPRAGAGWGEERTVRAEVLRALLLGGSTGRLRLAGALITGALDLADGSVGCTVTLEGCRIEQPVVLRGASMRSTGFIGCWIPGLDGWLLQVEGNLFFQDSTIEGRLTLTRAHITGELRLSGVRLTARELLGVEAADGAAHAAGTWALWAGGLVLDGGCFARHGFTARGGLRLVGAQFNGGLFMEHATIDNPGADAISGEDLSASTMLLSDGFTANGAIRLPGASVRSRLSLDGARLTGGPVSLDATRLRVGDLQLTTATRPVGAVDLREAQAAVLHDNEHSWPADTRLDGFVYGSLQLPPDGPGADGVAARLAWLDALAGYAPQPYEQLASWYRKIGHDDDARRVLLAKQRRRRRTLTPLGRAWGLLLDVTVGYGYRPWQAGLWLLGLVAVGTAVFGRGTASPVQPGQGAPFNPFVYTLDLLVPIGGFGQRTAWYWTGYHQWLGYGLIAAGWLLTTAVLAGITRSLNRA; encoded by the coding sequence GTGCTGACGTACACGGAGTTGAGCGGGCCGGAGCAGCGGGTGTGGGACGGCTTCGCCGCCGGCACCCTGGTGGACCTGCGCAGCGGATCCGCCGGGCCGGACGACCCGCGGGCCGGTGCCGGCTGGGGCGAGGAGCGCACCGTACGGGCCGAGGTGCTCAGGGCGCTGCTGCTCGGCGGTTCGACCGGGCGGCTGCGGCTGGCCGGGGCACTGATCACCGGGGCGCTCGACCTCGCCGACGGCAGCGTCGGATGCACCGTCACCCTGGAGGGCTGCCGGATCGAGCAGCCCGTGGTGCTGCGCGGCGCCTCGATGCGCTCCACCGGCTTCATCGGCTGCTGGATACCGGGCCTGGACGGCTGGCTGCTGCAGGTCGAGGGCAACCTCTTCTTCCAGGACTCCACGATCGAAGGCCGGTTGACCCTGACCCGCGCCCACATCACCGGCGAGCTGCGACTCAGCGGCGTCCGCCTCACCGCCCGTGAACTGCTCGGTGTCGAGGCCGCGGACGGCGCGGCGCACGCCGCCGGCACCTGGGCGCTCTGGGCCGGCGGGCTGGTCCTGGACGGCGGCTGCTTCGCCCGCCACGGCTTCACCGCACGCGGCGGACTGCGGCTGGTCGGGGCCCAGTTCAACGGCGGGCTGTTCATGGAGCACGCCACCATCGACAACCCGGGCGCGGACGCGATCAGCGGCGAGGACCTCAGTGCCTCCACGATGCTGCTCAGCGACGGATTCACCGCGAACGGCGCGATCCGGCTGCCCGGGGCGAGCGTCCGCAGCCGGCTCTCCCTGGACGGCGCCCGGCTCACCGGCGGGCCGGTCTCCCTCGATGCCACCCGGCTGCGCGTCGGCGATCTCCAACTCACCACCGCCACACGGCCTGTGGGCGCCGTGGACCTGCGCGAGGCGCAGGCCGCCGTGCTGCACGACAACGAGCACAGCTGGCCCGCCGACACCCGTCTCGACGGGTTCGTCTACGGCTCCCTCCAGCTGCCACCCGACGGCCCCGGCGCGGACGGCGTGGCCGCCCGCCTCGCCTGGCTCGACGCCCTGGCGGGCTACGCGCCCCAGCCGTACGAGCAGCTCGCCTCCTGGTACCGGAAGATCGGCCATGACGACGACGCCCGCCGGGTGCTGCTCGCCAAGCAGCGCCGGCGCCGTCGCACCCTGACCCCGCTGGGCCGGGCGTGGGGACTCCTGCTGGACGTCACCGTCGGCTACGGGTACCGCCCCTGGCAGGCGGGCCTGTGGCTGCTCGGCCTGGTGGCGGTGGGCACGGCGGTGTTCGGGCGCGGCACCGCCTCCCCGGTCCAGCCCGGCCAGGGCGCGCCCTTCAACCCGTTCGTCTACACCCTGGACCTGCTGGTCCCGATCGGCGGGTTCGGCCAGCGCACCGCCTGGTACTGGACCGGCTACCACCAGTGGCTCGGCTACGGCCTGATCGCCGCCGGCTGGCTGCTCACCACCGCCGTCCTGGCGGGCATCACCCGCTCGCTCAACCGGGCCTGA
- a CDS encoding DUF7617 domain-containing protein, producing MLRSPRPPVPIRPLRAATAAALTAALLLLGLGNTAPGAAAATTDGTPAAGAASTLVKSVQNVTHPGAVPVDHGDTVNWTIGYQNAAPGDAAAPATVTDPVTGAGSAQTYQPGSLRVPPGWTPSWSADGTDWTTTDPGAATVAVRAQNPAARSGGTALSAPLLAPVRPTAQSTGGDGFTPILHRTASGEVESWNIYHHAGPTARQVVCSSLSTGLPCTGGPWPRPLNTAVGPLGTGNTGDIGSPLTPQYVLDPERPGLVYYPAVTAGAVGVGCLDLDARANCGFVALQSTGGTPSSANSLAGLVAAGGSLYGVATTGQVLCLSLAHRTPCAGQPYAPVVAPNHDLPSTPTALYLGALTVVGDRIFASSSPQSGGSTASGPPVLGCFDTTTRAVCAGWDSAHPAGPNAGYYTYNAYTAYDTAGRPDGVCTTTVGGSALLTTCYGLDGSPRTAPATLSTLGGGVLTFNPETVGSDGVTRSWFPVWGGGVPGATVCHDWTHDAPCAGFPTPALHPGVNGGNTRDYGYAYDATTRCLIGLGDAGVLFSLDPANGTSPCVHSGAAVTLRPADFYCDGGPGHVQAYTRARLTDIDLSHVDLAASRVIVGDPDGTVVATPALTGSGTVDLSDIPVAAHPAITVTVQLVLTAAGDFTADNHPALVVEYQGDAPQICFRTTVTPDCATTALSNTASGTDATGSLTSNTVTTAVAPGPGCRPQVSVQKEICASGHPRDCGPDGPGPWVKSSPVGLLSLLGTAYWRITVTNAGPVDAVSVTVNDAVTPGCRTAAGTFTLAAGSSRRIHCDSFLLALPLKNTASASFVPANSPAGTAPTTTAPSSAVACSLLCILAAPGRE from the coding sequence GTGCTGAGAAGCCCGCGTCCGCCCGTTCCGATCCGCCCGCTGCGCGCCGCCACGGCCGCCGCACTCACCGCCGCACTCCTCCTGCTCGGCCTGGGGAACACCGCCCCCGGCGCCGCCGCCGCGACCACGGACGGCACGCCCGCCGCCGGCGCCGCGTCCACGCTGGTCAAGAGCGTCCAGAACGTCACCCACCCCGGGGCGGTCCCGGTCGACCACGGCGACACCGTCAACTGGACCATCGGCTACCAGAACGCGGCACCCGGCGACGCCGCCGCTCCCGCCACCGTCACCGACCCGGTCACCGGCGCCGGGAGCGCCCAGACCTACCAGCCCGGCTCCCTGCGCGTCCCGCCCGGCTGGACGCCCTCCTGGTCCGCCGACGGCACCGACTGGACGACGACCGACCCGGGCGCGGCCACCGTCGCAGTCCGTGCCCAGAACCCCGCCGCGCGCAGCGGCGGCACCGCCCTCTCCGCGCCGCTGCTCGCCCCCGTCCGGCCGACGGCGCAGTCCACCGGCGGCGACGGATTCACGCCGATCCTCCACCGGACGGCCTCCGGGGAGGTCGAGTCGTGGAACATCTACCACCACGCCGGCCCCACCGCCCGGCAGGTCGTCTGCAGCAGCCTGTCGACCGGCCTGCCGTGCACCGGCGGCCCGTGGCCGCGCCCGCTGAACACCGCCGTGGGCCCGCTCGGCACGGGCAACACCGGCGACATCGGCAGCCCCCTGACACCGCAGTACGTGCTCGACCCCGAGCGACCCGGCCTGGTGTACTACCCGGCCGTCACCGCGGGCGCCGTCGGCGTGGGATGCCTGGACCTCGACGCCCGGGCCAACTGCGGCTTCGTCGCCCTGCAGAGCACCGGCGGCACGCCCAGCAGCGCCAACAGCCTGGCCGGCCTGGTCGCCGCCGGCGGCAGCCTCTACGGCGTCGCCACCACCGGGCAGGTCCTCTGCCTCTCGCTCGCCCACCGCACCCCGTGCGCCGGGCAACCGTACGCGCCGGTCGTCGCCCCCAACCACGACCTGCCCAGCACGCCCACGGCCCTCTACCTCGGCGCGCTGACCGTCGTCGGGGACAGGATCTTCGCGTCCTCCTCCCCGCAGAGCGGCGGCTCCACGGCCTCCGGCCCGCCCGTACTGGGCTGCTTCGACACCACCACCCGGGCCGTCTGTGCGGGCTGGGACTCCGCGCACCCGGCCGGCCCCAACGCCGGCTACTACACCTACAACGCCTACACCGCCTACGACACCGCCGGCCGGCCCGACGGCGTCTGCACCACCACCGTCGGCGGCTCGGCCCTGCTGACCACCTGCTACGGCCTCGACGGCTCGCCGCGCACCGCGCCGGCCACGCTGTCGACGCTGGGCGGCGGCGTGCTGACCTTCAACCCCGAGACGGTCGGCTCGGACGGCGTGACCCGCAGCTGGTTCCCGGTCTGGGGCGGCGGCGTGCCGGGCGCGACCGTCTGCCACGACTGGACGCACGACGCGCCGTGCGCCGGCTTCCCGACCCCCGCGCTCCACCCCGGCGTCAACGGCGGCAACACCCGTGACTACGGCTACGCCTACGACGCCACCACCCGCTGCCTGATCGGTCTGGGCGACGCCGGCGTCCTGTTCTCCCTCGACCCCGCCAACGGCACCTCCCCCTGCGTGCACAGCGGCGCGGCCGTCACGCTCAGGCCCGCCGACTTCTACTGCGACGGCGGCCCCGGCCACGTACAGGCGTACACCCGGGCCCGGCTGACCGACATCGACCTCTCCCATGTCGACCTGGCGGCCTCCCGCGTGATCGTCGGCGACCCGGACGGCACCGTCGTGGCGACCCCGGCCCTCACCGGGTCCGGCACGGTCGACCTGTCCGACATCCCGGTGGCGGCGCACCCCGCGATCACCGTCACCGTGCAACTGGTGCTGACCGCGGCCGGCGACTTCACCGCCGACAACCACCCGGCCCTGGTGGTCGAGTACCAGGGCGACGCGCCACAGATCTGCTTCCGCACCACGGTCACGCCCGACTGCGCGACCACGGCCCTGTCCAACACCGCGAGCGGCACCGACGCGACCGGGTCCCTCACCTCCAACACGGTCACCACCGCCGTCGCGCCCGGCCCCGGCTGCCGGCCGCAGGTGAGCGTCCAGAAGGAGATCTGCGCGTCCGGCCACCCGCGCGACTGCGGGCCGGACGGCCCGGGCCCCTGGGTCAAGAGCAGCCCGGTGGGCCTGCTGAGCCTGCTCGGCACCGCCTACTGGCGGATCACCGTGACCAACGCGGGGCCGGTGGACGCCGTGTCGGTGACCGTCAACGACGCCGTGACCCCGGGGTGCCGAACGGCCGCCGGCACCTTCACCCTGGCCGCCGGGAGCAGCCGGCGGATCCACTGCGACTCCTTCCTGCTGGCGCTGCCGCTGAAGAACACCGCGAGTGCGAGCTTCGTCCCCGCGAACTCGCCCGCCGGCACCGCCCCGACCACGACCGCACCGTCCTCCGCGGTGGCCTGCTCCCTGCTCTGCATCCTGGCGGCGCCCGGCCGCGAGTGA
- a CDS encoding bpX5 domain-containing protein — protein MNVLNPPGPRPGPPPGPPSFALRWERREPPLSATAVLAVGDTVPALAAATRDRLLGGARLAVLTDDGPMPDSVEPPDAVEPPGAVPVLAASGVPGAVRGPGPVEPPADATAFPDGRRALPSAPRLLLVLGAEGDLPWADGARYLGLDAGLLVPTTARPGPAPALWRRALGAADGQLCVLVPGHALVADPPPPATAAALEPYTGSAAR, from the coding sequence GTGAACGTCCTGAACCCGCCCGGCCCGCGGCCCGGCCCACCGCCCGGGCCGCCGTCCTTCGCGTTGCGCTGGGAGCGCCGTGAGCCGCCGTTGTCGGCCACCGCCGTGCTGGCGGTGGGCGACACCGTGCCCGCGCTGGCCGCCGCCACCCGGGACCGGCTGCTCGGCGGCGCCCGGCTCGCCGTCCTCACCGACGACGGCCCCATGCCCGATTCCGTCGAGCCGCCCGATGCCGTCGAGCCGCCGGGCGCCGTTCCGGTGCTCGCCGCCTCCGGGGTGCCCGGTGCCGTTCGGGGCCCCGGCCCGGTCGAGCCGCCCGCCGACGCCACGGCGTTCCCGGACGGCCGTCGCGCCCTGCCCTCGGCCCCCCGACTGCTGCTGGTGCTGGGGGCCGAGGGCGACCTGCCGTGGGCCGACGGCGCCCGCTACCTCGGCCTCGACGCCGGTCTGCTGGTCCCGACCACCGCCCGCCCGGGGCCCGCCCCGGCACTCTGGCGCCGCGCCCTCGGGGCCGCGGACGGCCAACTCTGCGTCCTGGTCCCCGGCCACGCCCTGGTCGCCGACCCGCCACCACCCGCCACGGCGGCCGCCCTGGAGCCGTACACCGGGAGCGCCGCCCGATGA
- a CDS encoding lactate 2-monooxygenase: MFADRTPDLTTDLAALEDQARAALAPEALGYVVPSAGSGATARANREAFDRWRIVPRMLRSGAQRDLTCEVLGTSMPAPLLIAPMGVQTLAHPDGERATVRAAAALGVPYIHSTQAAHSFEQIAEAGGDAPRWYQLYWPTDRDVCLSFLERAKVTGFSTLVLTLDTPMLGWRPADLNRGFLPFLRNVGIANYLTDPAFLAKLDKPVEEDPGAAALHWAKMFPNPGLSWADLPFLREHWDGPILLKGINAVEDARLAADHGMDGVVVSNHGGRQVDGAIGALDALPAVADAVGDRIAVLFDSGVRNGADTVKALALGARAVLLGRPVLYGLALAGQEGVDHVLRCLLAELDLTLALSGYVSHRGLSRESLARAQRSAP, translated from the coding sequence ATGTTCGCCGACCGGACCCCGGACCTGACGACCGACCTGGCCGCCCTGGAGGACCAGGCCCGCGCCGCCCTCGCGCCGGAGGCGCTCGGCTACGTGGTGCCGAGCGCGGGCAGCGGGGCCACCGCGCGGGCCAACCGGGAGGCCTTCGACCGCTGGCGGATCGTGCCGCGGATGCTCCGCAGCGGCGCGCAGCGCGACTTGACCTGCGAAGTCCTCGGCACCTCGATGCCGGCGCCGCTGCTGATCGCCCCGATGGGGGTGCAGACCCTGGCCCACCCCGACGGCGAGCGGGCGACCGTCCGCGCGGCGGCCGCGCTGGGCGTGCCCTACATCCACTCCACCCAGGCCGCGCACTCCTTCGAGCAGATCGCCGAGGCCGGCGGGGACGCCCCGCGCTGGTACCAGCTCTACTGGCCGACCGACCGCGACGTCTGCCTGAGCTTCCTGGAGCGCGCCAAGGTCACCGGTTTCTCGACCCTGGTGCTCACCCTCGACACGCCCATGCTCGGCTGGCGGCCCGCCGACCTGAACCGCGGGTTCCTGCCCTTCCTGCGCAACGTCGGCATCGCCAACTACCTCACCGACCCGGCGTTCCTCGCCAAGCTCGACAAGCCGGTCGAGGAGGACCCGGGGGCCGCCGCGCTGCACTGGGCGAAGATGTTCCCCAACCCCGGCCTGAGCTGGGCCGACCTGCCCTTCCTCCGGGAGCACTGGGACGGGCCGATCCTGCTCAAGGGCATCAACGCCGTCGAGGACGCCCGGCTCGCCGCCGACCACGGGATGGACGGCGTGGTGGTGTCCAACCACGGCGGGCGGCAGGTGGACGGCGCGATCGGCGCGCTGGACGCCCTCCCGGCCGTCGCGGACGCGGTCGGCGACCGGATCGCCGTGCTCTTCGACTCGGGTGTGCGCAACGGCGCCGACACGGTCAAGGCCCTGGCCCTCGGCGCCCGGGCCGTCCTGCTCGGCCGCCCGGTGCTCTACGGCCTGGCCCTGGCCGGACAGGAGGGCGTCGACCACGTCCTGCGCTGCCTGCTGGCCGAACTCGATCTCACCCTCGCGCTGTCCGGGTACGTCAGCCACCGCGGGCTGAGCCGGGAGTCGCTGGCCCGCGCGCAGCGGTCGGCTCCTTAG
- a CDS encoding AAA family ATPase: MTETSTHPTTDPAATGPASPTSPAGDAELVAAAVAAAGRGITDRESVAEVVTLCAVAGEHLLVVGPPGTAKSEAVRRVAAQFDGRYFEYLLGRFTEPNELFGPVDLRQLREGRVEFETAGMLPEADVAFLDEVFLGSTAVLNTLLGLLNERVFRRGRTVLASPLRVCVGAANHLPDDPALAAFADRFLARVFVEPVADARLEELLEEGRRPAPTQAGPDRPAGPAGLLAAVDRLAAAARTCDLDEVTPLVAAALRRLRGAGVPVSDRRAVRSQNLVAAAAVLDGRSTASARDLWVLPLIAPTADTQALARDTLADLIEKAANRSLAHAAEELSRSTAARAERIARTGTALLADHRGLPAGRDSRLRLEAALREIDAGFDPADLPAALAGIRAELVAAVAPS; this comes from the coding sequence GTGACCGAGACCAGCACGCACCCGACCACCGACCCCGCCGCGACCGGCCCGGCGTCCCCGACGAGTCCCGCCGGGGACGCCGAGCTGGTCGCCGCCGCCGTGGCCGCCGCCGGGCGGGGCATCACCGACCGTGAGAGCGTCGCCGAGGTGGTCACGCTCTGCGCGGTCGCCGGGGAGCACCTGCTGGTCGTCGGGCCGCCCGGCACCGCCAAGTCCGAGGCGGTGCGCCGGGTCGCCGCGCAGTTCGACGGCCGCTACTTCGAGTACCTGCTCGGCCGGTTCACCGAGCCGAACGAGCTGTTCGGCCCGGTGGACCTGCGTCAACTACGGGAAGGGCGAGTCGAGTTCGAGACCGCCGGGATGCTCCCCGAGGCCGACGTCGCCTTCCTGGACGAGGTGTTCCTCGGATCGACGGCGGTGCTCAACACGCTGCTCGGCCTGCTCAACGAGCGGGTCTTCCGCCGCGGCCGGACGGTGCTGGCCAGCCCGCTGCGGGTCTGCGTCGGCGCTGCCAACCACCTGCCGGACGACCCCGCCCTGGCCGCCTTCGCCGACCGCTTCCTGGCCCGCGTGTTCGTGGAGCCGGTCGCCGACGCCAGGCTGGAGGAACTGCTGGAGGAGGGCCGGCGTCCCGCGCCGACCCAGGCCGGCCCCGACCGCCCGGCCGGCCCGGCCGGCCTGCTCGCCGCCGTGGACCGGCTGGCGGCCGCCGCCCGGACCTGCGACCTGGACGAGGTGACCCCGCTGGTCGCGGCCGCGCTGCGCCGGCTGCGCGGGGCCGGCGTGCCGGTCAGCGACCGGCGGGCGGTGCGCTCGCAGAACCTGGTGGCCGCCGCCGCCGTACTGGACGGCCGTAGCACCGCCTCCGCGCGCGACCTGTGGGTGCTACCGCTGATCGCCCCGACCGCCGACACCCAGGCGCTGGCCCGGGACACCCTGGCCGACCTGATCGAGAAGGCCGCCAACCGCAGCCTGGCGCACGCGGCGGAGGAGCTCTCCCGCAGCACCGCCGCCCGGGCCGAACGGATCGCCCGCACCGGTACCGCCCTGCTGGCCGATCACCGCGGCCTCCCCGCCGGGCGCGACTCACGGCTGCGGCTGGAGGCGGCCCTGCGGGAGATCGACGCCGGCTTCGACCCGGCCGACCTGCCGGCCGCGCTGGCCGGCATACGCGCCGAGCTGGTCGCGGCGGTCGCGCCCTCGTGA